Proteins from one Bacteroides mediterraneensis genomic window:
- a CDS encoding glycoside hydrolase family 97 catalytic domain-containing protein yields MAAGNKVYVVQSPDKHLKVEVSSGDDGLTYCVYHKDSLIVVDSKLGLIQEGKSSASSGGGKVISSKTKKMIQDIDAPFYRFKSFRAICNEMDLKLKGGYGVYFRVYNDGVAYRFYTSSKEDLIIKNEIAEFRFAGDYTAYLPYSTNKEKPMAMAYQNTYEVKPLSEAPQELAFLPVTVDCRQVKVTLLESDLEAYPGMFVQPDGKQTLKGVFAPYPKKTDFYPWRKQEYVTETEDYIAHVKGSRTYPWRILAITEKDTDMPVNNLVYALASPNRIGDCSWVKPGKVAWDWWNDWNLKGVPFKAGINMDTYKYYIDFASRNGLEYVVLDEGWYDPKSGDMLTVIPELDLPELVRYGKSKGVELVLWTVFNVLDSQLDEACRKYSEMGIKGFKVDFLDRDDQTAVEMIYRIAAKAAEYKLMLDYHGIYKPTGLNRTYPNVVNYESVFGMEEMKWSEVEKNMPFYDVTFPYIRLMAGYVDYTPGAMRNLSKRDFQPMYSTPASMGTRCHQLAAYIVHDSPFTMLCDAPTNYLKEQECVDFISSIPMEVDSTFVYSGKLGESIVTVRKKDINWYIGGMTNWDERDITLDFSFLGKGEKYRCTLFKDGINASRQAEDYVKQTFIVDANTKLPIHLASGGGFALKLERTFVAEVKPSAVPEGKGIPSFYKKYLAVDGLYIVSSEHVRDEALEKAYEIISLMTAKRPDIKKEMVSKGCHVMIIGEHEEVCDLPEYAHICNTPENIAFWNKRARGFGGAPEDDFSASCGEENVLALPGDRYVGENILIHEFAHLFHTIGIVGVEPDFNERLEKCRQHAIAKGLWKDTYAISNKEEYFAECVQSFFNCNRYSETPNKVHNSMNRRTKLKSYDPEMYQLLKEYFYEIEIPILNEVHL; encoded by the coding sequence ATGGCAGCCGGTAATAAAGTGTATGTGGTGCAGTCGCCGGACAAACACCTGAAGGTGGAGGTCTCATCCGGTGACGATGGGTTGACTTATTGTGTATATCATAAAGACTCTCTTATTGTTGTAGATAGTAAATTAGGGTTAATTCAAGAAGGAAAATCGTCGGCTTCATCCGGCGGGGGGAAAGTGATTTCTTCCAAGACTAAAAAGATGATTCAGGACATTGATGCACCTTTTTATCGCTTCAAGTCGTTTCGTGCGATTTGCAATGAAATGGACTTGAAGCTGAAAGGTGGGTACGGAGTTTATTTCCGTGTCTACAACGACGGAGTGGCTTATCGCTTTTATACTTCTTCAAAAGAGGATTTGATTATCAAGAATGAAATCGCAGAATTCCGGTTTGCCGGTGATTATACGGCCTATCTGCCTTATTCCACGAACAAGGAAAAGCCGATGGCGATGGCATACCAGAATACGTATGAGGTGAAACCGTTGTCGGAAGCGCCGCAGGAACTGGCTTTCTTGCCGGTCACAGTGGATTGCCGGCAGGTGAAGGTGACGTTGCTGGAGTCGGACTTGGAGGCGTATCCGGGTATGTTCGTGCAGCCGGACGGGAAGCAGACCTTGAAGGGGGTGTTTGCTCCTTATCCGAAAAAGACGGACTTTTATCCGTGGCGCAAGCAGGAGTATGTGACGGAAACGGAAGATTATATCGCGCATGTAAAAGGTAGCCGCACGTATCCGTGGCGTATTCTGGCCATTACGGAAAAAGATACGGACATGCCGGTGAATAATCTGGTGTATGCCTTGGCTTCGCCAAACCGTATCGGCGACTGTTCGTGGGTGAAACCGGGAAAGGTGGCCTGGGACTGGTGGAATGACTGGAACTTGAAGGGGGTACCTTTCAAGGCGGGTATCAATATGGATACGTATAAATATTATATCGATTTTGCTTCCCGTAACGGACTGGAATATGTGGTGCTGGATGAAGGATGGTACGACCCGAAGAGCGGGGACATGCTGACGGTGATTCCGGAACTGGATCTGCCGGAGCTGGTTCGTTACGGAAAGAGCAAGGGAGTGGAACTGGTTCTCTGGACAGTATTCAACGTGTTGGATTCGCAGTTGGATGAGGCTTGCCGGAAATATTCGGAGATGGGCATCAAGGGATTCAAGGTGGATTTCCTGGATAGGGATGACCAGACGGCAGTAGAGATGATTTATCGTATTGCGGCAAAGGCGGCAGAATATAAGCTGATGCTGGACTATCACGGCATCTACAAACCGACAGGGCTGAACCGTACGTATCCGAACGTGGTGAACTATGAGAGTGTGTTCGGTATGGAGGAAATGAAATGGAGTGAGGTGGAAAAGAACATGCCGTTTTATGATGTGACCTTCCCTTACATCCGTTTGATGGCGGGATACGTGGATTATACGCCGGGAGCGATGCGGAACTTGTCGAAACGCGACTTCCAGCCGATGTATTCCACACCGGCCAGCATGGGTACGCGCTGTCATCAGCTGGCAGCTTACATCGTACATGATTCTCCGTTTACGATGTTGTGCGACGCGCCGACGAATTACCTGAAAGAGCAGGAATGTGTGGATTTCATCAGTTCGATTCCGATGGAGGTAGATTCTACTTTTGTTTACTCGGGTAAACTGGGTGAGTCGATTGTGACGGTCCGCAAGAAAGATATCAACTGGTATATCGGTGGAATGACCAATTGGGACGAGCGGGATATCACCTTGGACTTCTCGTTCCTGGGCAAAGGGGAGAAGTATAGATGTACGTTGTTTAAAGACGGTATCAATGCTTCTCGTCAGGCGGAAGATTACGTAAAGCAGACCTTCATCGTAGATGCGAATACGAAGCTACCTATCCATCTGGCTTCGGGAGGTGGTTTCGCCTTGAAACTGGAACGCACGTTTGTGGCAGAAGTGAAGCCTTCGGCCGTACCGGAAGGAAAGGGAATACCTTCTTTCTATAAGAAATACCTGGCAGTGGACGGTTTGTATATCGTGTCTTCGGAACATGTGCGGGATGAGGCTCTCGAAAAAGCGTATGAGATTATTTCACTGATGACGGCTAAGCGTCCCGACATCAAGAAAGAAATGGTGAGCAAAGGTTGTCATGTGATGATTATCGGAGAGCATGAAGAGGTGTGCGACTTGCCTGAATATGCGCATATCTGCAATACGCCGGAAAACATTGCTTTCTGGAACAAGCGAGCCCGTGGATTTGGCGGAGCACCGGAGGATGACTTCTCGGCCAGCTGCGGAGAAGAGAACGTGTTGGCTTTGCCGGGCGACCGGTATGTGGGCGAGAATATCCTGATTCATGAGTTCGCGCATTTGTTCCACACCATCGGTATAGTGGGGGTAGAACCTGATTTCAACGAACGCTTGGAGAAATGCCGTCAGCATGCCATTGCCAAAGGTTTGTGGAAAGATACGTATGCTATCTCGAACAAGGAAGAGTATTTTGCAGAGTGTGTGCAGTCGTTTTTTAACTGCAACCGTTATTCGGAGACTCCCAACAAGGTGCATAATTCCATGAACCGCCGTACGAAACTGAAATCGTACGATCCGGAGATGTATCAGCTGCTGAAGGAGTATTTCTATGAGATAGAGATTCCGATTTTGAATGAAGTTCACTTGTAA
- a CDS encoding DMT family transporter, translating into MTNDNKAIACACVAVLSWSTVATAFKMALRYLTHFEMLWVASLTSLVIFTVLLTVQRKWRLLGGLTGKQWGYYAALGLLNPVAYYLVLFKAYELLPAQVAQPINYAWPIVLLILLALFAGQPIPKKKYIGMFVSLAGVALISIGTGFEGEMTVSAEGFLLAALSAVLWAAYWMFNNRNKVQTDGSVVLFLTFLFGSVYLSIGALCVGLNLHSLTGVLSGMYVGGFEMGIPFIFFGLAMRKTSNPALINQLCYLSPFMSLFFISVVLGERIVFTTYIGLVMIVLGIVFNQYFVKAKK; encoded by the coding sequence ATGACGAACGATAACAAAGCGATTGCGTGTGCCTGTGTGGCGGTGTTGAGCTGGTCGACGGTAGCCACGGCGTTCAAGATGGCGTTGCGTTATCTGACGCATTTTGAGATGTTGTGGGTGGCCAGCCTGACCTCGCTGGTGATATTTACGGTGTTGCTCACCGTACAGCGGAAATGGAGGCTGTTGGGAGGCCTGACCGGGAAGCAATGGGGATATTATGCCGCATTGGGCTTGCTGAATCCGGTGGCCTACTATCTGGTGCTGTTCAAGGCGTATGAACTGCTGCCGGCACAGGTGGCACAGCCCATCAACTATGCGTGGCCGATTGTGCTGCTGATTTTGCTGGCTCTGTTTGCCGGACAGCCCATTCCGAAGAAGAAGTACATCGGGATGTTTGTGTCGTTGGCTGGAGTGGCATTGATTTCTATCGGTACCGGATTCGAGGGGGAAATGACCGTGTCGGCCGAAGGTTTCCTGTTGGCGGCATTGAGTGCGGTGCTGTGGGCTGCCTACTGGATGTTCAACAACCGGAATAAGGTGCAGACGGACGGCAGTGTGGTGCTGTTCCTGACTTTTCTGTTCGGTTCGGTTTATTTGTCTATCGGTGCATTGTGTGTCGGATTGAATCTGCATTCTTTGACCGGGGTGTTGTCGGGCATGTATGTGGGTGGTTTTGAAATGGGCATTCCTTTTATTTTCTTCGGACTGGCCATGCGGAAAACCTCCAATCCGGCGTTGATAAACCAGCTGTGTTACTTGTCTCCTTTCATGTCGTTGTTCTTCATTTCCGTGGTGTTGGGCGAACGCATCGTTTTTACCACTTACATCGGACTGGTGATGATTGTGCTGGGCATCGTGTTCAACCAGTATTTTGTGAAGGCTAAGAAGTAG
- a CDS encoding aminopeptidase P family protein has translation MFAKETYVARRRQLKESVGSGLLLFLGNDECGMNYEDNTYDYRQDSSFLYFWGLSYAGLAAVIDIDEGREIIFGDELTIDHIVWMGTQPTLHEKAQRVGVTETRPLAELKTYVQKVVAQKRMVHYLPPYRAEHRLKLMDLLGVKPGAEMPSVPFIKGIVDLRNHKTEEEIAEIERACNVTAEMHLEAMRVLRIGMKEYEAAAALEAVARANGCRLSFPTIATVCGQTLHNHYYGHTVKEGDMLLVDAGAETEMGYAGDMSSTICAGKKFTSRQKDVYDIQVAAHRAAVDALKPGVYFRDVYDLACRVICEGLKGLGLMKGNPADAVEQGAHAMFFPCGLGHMMGLDVHDMENLGEVWVGYDGQPKSTQFGRKSLRLARKLEPGFVLTIEPGIYFIPELIDYWKSEHRFTDFINYEKLESYRDFTGLRNEEDYLITATGARRLGQRIPLTTEEVEAMR, from the coding sequence ATGTTTGCAAAAGAAACGTATGTCGCCCGCAGGCGGCAATTGAAGGAGAGTGTGGGCTCAGGTCTGCTCCTCTTTTTGGGAAACGACGAGTGTGGAATGAATTACGAAGACAACACGTACGATTACCGGCAGGATTCCTCCTTCCTGTATTTTTGGGGGTTGTCGTATGCCGGACTGGCTGCCGTGATTGACATTGATGAGGGTCGTGAAATCATTTTTGGCGACGAACTGACCATCGACCATATAGTGTGGATGGGCACGCAGCCTACCTTGCACGAGAAAGCACAGCGGGTAGGGGTGACGGAAACGCGCCCGTTGGCAGAACTGAAGACATACGTGCAGAAAGTGGTGGCACAAAAGCGGATGGTGCATTATTTGCCTCCCTATCGCGCGGAACATCGGTTGAAGCTGATGGATTTGCTGGGAGTGAAGCCGGGAGCGGAGATGCCTTCCGTACCGTTTATCAAAGGGATTGTCGACTTGCGGAATCACAAGACGGAAGAGGAAATTGCGGAGATTGAACGGGCTTGCAATGTGACGGCAGAAATGCATCTGGAAGCCATGCGGGTGTTGCGCATCGGCATGAAGGAATATGAAGCGGCTGCGGCTCTGGAGGCAGTGGCTCGGGCGAACGGATGCCGTCTGTCTTTCCCGACTATCGCTACGGTGTGCGGACAAACGCTCCACAACCACTATTACGGTCATACGGTGAAGGAAGGTGATATGCTGTTGGTGGATGCAGGTGCAGAAACGGAGATGGGGTATGCCGGAGATATGTCGTCAACCATCTGTGCCGGAAAGAAATTCACCAGCCGTCAGAAGGATGTGTACGACATTCAGGTGGCGGCGCATCGGGCGGCGGTGGATGCCTTGAAGCCGGGAGTGTATTTCCGGGATGTGTATGATTTGGCTTGCCGGGTGATTTGCGAGGGCTTGAAAGGACTGGGCTTGATGAAAGGCAATCCGGCGGATGCCGTGGAACAGGGAGCACACGCGATGTTCTTCCCTTGCGGACTGGGCCACATGATGGGACTGGATGTACACGACATGGAGAACTTGGGCGAAGTGTGGGTTGGCTATGACGGACAGCCCAAGAGTACGCAGTTCGGGCGGAAGTCGCTTCGTCTGGCGCGGAAGCTGGAGCCGGGGTTCGTGCTGACCATTGAGCCGGGTATTTATTTCATTCCGGAACTGATAGATTATTGGAAATCGGAACATCGCTTTACGGATTTCATCAATTATGAGAAACTGGAGAGTTACCGTGATTTTACGGGCTTGCGTAACGAAGAGGATTACTTGATTACGGCAACCGGGGCACGGCGGCTGGGACAGAGAATTCCATTGACAACCGAAGAAGTGGAGGCGATGAGATGA
- a CDS encoding DUF6055 domain-containing protein produces the protein MNKRFIGAFLLAAVCTAAFSQSVCPVDLCNNKLRGKEIYIPKDLQGMDLHNPDSKWSYQRMCCTDNVAVFWEKGFGNDLANPPQLEGHDMHVDLNNLTDKLEHFYTFFRDSLQFTKPGSKSDRYRMMVMINYSLEGTAYGGDYDQQIGALWVAPNRIQDEKLNCVAHELGHSFQSQISCDGAGEAWGGSGFFEMASQWMLWQVNPDWQTDERYHWDAFTKLTHKAYLHLENIYHSPYILEYWGVKRGRPIIAELFRQGKKGEDPVMTYKRLTGLSQEAFCDEMFDASRHLVNLDFERVWKNTRPYANQYDCKLSKQADGWYQVPAEVCPENYGFNVIPLMVPEPGTKVELQFEGLKGSQDGYVSVHPEKAGWRYGFVAVKADGKSLYGEMSAKQKGKLTFKVPENEKLVYLWLVVMGAPEEHWMNPSPRSGEKDAQWPYRIRLKGTDLKD, from the coding sequence ATGAACAAACGATTTATAGGAGCATTTCTTTTAGCGGCAGTGTGTACTGCCGCTTTTTCACAATCGGTGTGTCCCGTCGATTTGTGTAATAACAAACTGAGAGGGAAGGAAATTTACATTCCCAAGGATTTGCAAGGCATGGACCTTCATAACCCGGACTCCAAATGGAGTTATCAGCGGATGTGCTGCACGGACAATGTGGCGGTGTTCTGGGAGAAGGGATTTGGCAATGACTTGGCGAATCCTCCTCAGCTGGAAGGACACGACATGCACGTGGACTTGAACAACCTGACGGACAAGCTGGAACATTTCTACACGTTTTTCCGGGATTCCCTGCAATTTACCAAGCCGGGGTCGAAGAGCGACCGTTACCGGATGATGGTTATGATTAACTACTCGCTCGAGGGAACGGCCTACGGCGGGGATTATGACCAGCAGATTGGAGCCTTGTGGGTGGCTCCCAACCGTATTCAGGATGAAAAGCTGAACTGTGTGGCACATGAGCTGGGCCACAGTTTTCAGTCGCAAATCTCGTGTGACGGAGCAGGAGAGGCCTGGGGAGGTTCCGGTTTCTTCGAGATGGCTTCGCAATGGATGTTGTGGCAGGTCAATCCGGACTGGCAGACCGACGAGCGTTATCACTGGGATGCCTTTACGAAACTGACGCACAAGGCCTATCTGCATCTGGAGAATATCTATCACTCTCCGTACATTCTGGAGTATTGGGGAGTGAAGCGGGGACGTCCCATCATTGCTGAACTTTTCCGGCAGGGAAAGAAGGGAGAAGACCCGGTAATGACGTATAAACGGCTGACAGGATTGTCGCAGGAGGCTTTCTGCGACGAGATGTTCGATGCCAGCCGCCATTTGGTGAACCTGGATTTTGAACGGGTGTGGAAGAATACGCGGCCTTATGCCAACCAGTATGATTGTAAACTGTCGAAGCAGGCCGATGGATGGTATCAGGTGCCCGCTGAGGTTTGTCCGGAAAACTACGGCTTCAATGTCATTCCGTTGATGGTGCCGGAACCGGGTACCAAAGTGGAATTGCAGTTTGAGGGATTGAAAGGCTCGCAGGACGGGTATGTATCGGTTCATCCGGAAAAGGCAGGCTGGCGGTATGGTTTTGTAGCCGTAAAGGCGGACGGAAAAAGTCTGTATGGCGAAATGAGTGCCAAGCAGAAAGGAAAACTGACTTTTAAGGTACCTGAAAACGAGAAGTTAGTATATTTGTGGCTCGTAGTGATGGGGGCACCGGAAGAGCATTGGATGAATCCTTCGCCTCGGAGCGGGGAAAAAGATGCACAATGGCCTTATCGCATCAGACTGAAAGGTACGGATTTAAAGGACTAA
- a CDS encoding DUF6055 domain-containing protein, translating to MKSTLRWIGLCLLSFLWVVSLNSCKEEEQVQGEEIKIDETSSQLTLEAEDTSASVKFTAVSSWKASLKEDSAADWITLSETSGVGGAITLNLTFSINENEAARTATLVLSCGSTVKEIGITQGGGSLQVMDESEVEDFDKYYKPAEFEGMDMLRSDAKWSWFRSKQSEHFFVFWEAGFGDDPNAETVPANLRVDIDDLLKKAEQFYKTNIEKLKFAETGQGKSFLDRYKMEIYLLYQEEWLATGSGYDNTIGALWVNPSTCQPVGSTIAHEIGHSFQYQVYCDKLCQGGNDDLKSGFRYGYEGSNGGNGFWEQCAQWQSFQDYPEEMFTSYYFDVWLQNNHRHFENEWMRYASYWLQSYWVMKHGIETIGNIWRESVYPEDAISAYTRLYCNNDWNKTKEELYDYASRMATFDIDGVREYSDGYLGRYHTTFYTNGDYYQVAYANCPEATGFNVIPLNLPEAGNTVVTVDFVGLEPGAVLAAGDPGEYMESEAMKGTTTKYNTAGSAENMGWMYGFVALKQDGSREYGEAHSDKNGKVSFNVPAGTQSLYFIVQAAPQAYTVHPWDEKELTDQQFPYKVKFEHTDLLGNVTIDPDAEPQNLTLTYDVSFAASATDYNGTSVNISEVGDLTKVAQALTMQPSQLASYMLSAKTEPQEGKIAFAAVKADGSLDYNTTANGYGFWFDSLGTSIGWGSDNDSKVYVEYDAENFIFSIGQYPGKSASGDTYTVKEALVYTEGGKQYRITFVFNIHIK from the coding sequence ATGAAAAGCACATTGAGATGGATAGGCTTATGCTTGCTCTCATTTTTGTGGGTGGTTTCGCTGAATAGCTGTAAAGAAGAGGAGCAAGTGCAAGGCGAAGAGATAAAAATAGATGAAACTTCATCGCAACTGACATTGGAAGCGGAAGATACTTCTGCCTCTGTGAAGTTTACCGCCGTATCGTCGTGGAAAGCATCGTTGAAAGAGGATTCGGCAGCTGATTGGATTACACTCTCGGAAACCAGTGGAGTAGGAGGAGCCATCACGTTGAACCTGACGTTCTCCATCAATGAAAATGAGGCGGCGAGAACGGCCACTTTGGTGCTTTCTTGTGGAAGTACCGTGAAAGAAATTGGCATCACGCAGGGAGGAGGTTCCTTGCAGGTGATGGACGAGTCGGAGGTGGAAGATTTCGACAAATACTACAAGCCGGCAGAGTTTGAAGGTATGGACATGTTGCGCAGCGATGCCAAATGGTCGTGGTTCCGTTCCAAACAGAGCGAACATTTCTTCGTGTTCTGGGAAGCCGGATTTGGCGATGACCCGAATGCGGAAACGGTGCCTGCCAATTTGCGGGTAGACATCGATGACCTTTTGAAAAAGGCCGAGCAGTTCTATAAGACCAATATCGAAAAGCTGAAGTTTGCGGAAACCGGACAGGGCAAATCATTCCTGGACCGCTACAAGATGGAAATCTATCTGTTGTATCAGGAAGAATGGCTCGCTACGGGTTCCGGGTACGACAATACCATCGGGGCTTTGTGGGTGAATCCAAGTACGTGTCAGCCTGTGGGGTCTACCATTGCGCATGAAATCGGGCATAGCTTCCAGTATCAGGTGTATTGTGACAAATTGTGTCAGGGAGGAAATGACGACTTGAAGTCGGGTTTCCGTTACGGATATGAAGGAAGTAACGGTGGAAACGGTTTCTGGGAGCAGTGTGCCCAATGGCAGTCGTTCCAGGATTATCCGGAAGAGATGTTCACCTCTTACTATTTTGATGTGTGGTTGCAGAATAATCACCGTCATTTTGAAAACGAATGGATGCGTTATGCCAGCTACTGGTTGCAGTCTTATTGGGTCATGAAACATGGCATTGAGACGATTGGTAATATCTGGAGAGAGTCTGTGTATCCGGAGGATGCCATCTCGGCTTATACACGGTTGTATTGCAACAACGATTGGAACAAGACGAAAGAAGAGTTGTATGATTATGCCAGCCGGATGGCTACTTTCGACATCGACGGGGTACGTGAATATTCCGATGGGTATCTCGGACGGTATCACACTACATTCTATACAAATGGAGACTATTATCAAGTGGCGTATGCTAATTGTCCGGAGGCTACCGGTTTCAATGTGATTCCTTTGAACCTGCCGGAAGCAGGCAATACGGTGGTGACGGTCGATTTCGTAGGACTGGAACCTGGTGCAGTTTTGGCAGCGGGCGATCCGGGTGAGTACATGGAATCGGAGGCCATGAAGGGTACAACCACGAAATACAATACGGCAGGAAGTGCCGAGAATATGGGCTGGATGTATGGCTTCGTGGCGTTGAAACAGGATGGAAGCCGGGAATACGGTGAGGCACATTCGGATAAGAACGGGAAAGTTTCCTTTAATGTACCGGCTGGTACGCAGAGTTTGTATTTCATTGTACAGGCAGCTCCGCAGGCCTATACGGTTCATCCGTGGGATGAAAAGGAATTGACTGACCAACAGTTCCCGTATAAAGTGAAGTTCGAGCATACGGATTTGTTGGGTAACGTGACGATTGACCCGGATGCAGAGCCCCAGAACCTGACACTGACGTACGACGTTTCTTTTGCAGCGAGTGCGACAGATTACAATGGGACTTCTGTCAATATCTCTGAAGTGGGAGATCTCACGAAAGTAGCACAGGCACTGACCATGCAGCCTTCACAGCTGGCATCGTACATGTTGTCGGCAAAAACAGAGCCTCAAGAGGGAAAAATTGCCTTTGCTGCAGTGAAGGCGGACGGTAGTCTGGACTATAATACGACAGCCAACGGATATGGCTTCTGGTTTGACAGCCTGGGTACTTCCATTGGATGGGGTAGTGACAATGACAGTAAGGTGTATGTGGAATACGATGCGGAGAACTTTATTTTCTCCATCGGACAATATCCGGGAAAATCGGCCTCCGGTGATACTTATACGGTGAAGGAAGCCTTGGTTTATACCGAAGGAGGGAAACAGTATCGGATAACTTTTGTCTTTAATATTCATATCAAATGA
- a CDS encoding DUF4859 domain-containing protein has translation MKKHLLYAALLGGLCSLGVTSCGDNEDVSREHVLTDAEIAEMARQDSIEEAQRNQINADLILEYTADITLSTVAYDGAHVTVETDKIAELFGISEEDLLAGIALESGAPEITGFAIEGSTHADNMTASNSNSTWGHWFDAKGDVVAWGTTAMVCCEFNTDDKYFNVMQYPGHLTDGQTVKVIEGLKYGEKRVAVVITINAHGAAAITAPVVSTQKLSIDVNPASTYDLNNVQFDADQVKADLGISSMDDIEKFVAVKSDGSYAQESDAGTNGFWFDVDGYASGYSDNSRIYTSYGGDEWVENEIGIGQYPGKTAVGDSYTFNYGFLANNKIVMMEITVNVVAYNDPETAPEGTPEEKTIDVTLTKNYTTDYANVQYDIRDVLRQAFKMTTYQIHSARVSGDLKIYCKEESSEDPEYTADVPGYWLGADGSAVKFAEGLGWVSLGTSETELYLYGGNHPENVSPTAGATVKTTYIITCNGGKVTVNLTLQIDPQVEE, from the coding sequence ATGAAAAAACATTTATTATATGCGGCATTATTGGGTGGTTTGTGTTCTTTGGGAGTTACAAGCTGCGGGGATAATGAAGATGTTTCGAGAGAGCATGTGCTTACCGATGCTGAAATCGCAGAAATGGCGCGTCAGGATTCTATCGAAGAAGCGCAACGAAATCAGATTAATGCAGATTTGATTTTGGAATATACAGCAGATATCACGTTGAGTACCGTAGCGTATGATGGGGCTCATGTTACGGTGGAGACAGATAAAATAGCTGAGTTGTTTGGAATTTCAGAAGAAGACCTGTTAGCAGGTATCGCTTTGGAGTCTGGAGCACCTGAGATTACGGGCTTTGCCATTGAAGGTTCTACCCATGCCGATAATATGACGGCTTCAAACAGTAACTCTACTTGGGGGCATTGGTTTGACGCCAAAGGAGATGTTGTTGCATGGGGAACTACCGCCATGGTTTGTTGTGAGTTCAATACGGACGATAAGTATTTCAATGTGATGCAGTATCCGGGCCACCTGACCGATGGACAGACTGTAAAGGTGATTGAAGGTTTGAAGTATGGTGAAAAGCGTGTGGCAGTCGTTATTACGATTAATGCCCATGGGGCAGCAGCCATTACGGCACCGGTGGTTTCTACTCAGAAACTCAGCATTGACGTGAATCCGGCAAGTACATACGATTTGAACAATGTACAGTTTGATGCCGATCAGGTAAAAGCCGATTTGGGTATCTCATCAATGGATGATATCGAGAAATTTGTGGCTGTGAAATCTGATGGAAGCTATGCACAGGAATCAGATGCCGGAACAAATGGTTTCTGGTTCGACGTGGATGGATATGCCAGCGGATATTCTGACAACTCTCGTATCTATACATCCTATGGAGGTGATGAATGGGTTGAAAATGAAATCGGTATCGGCCAATATCCGGGCAAGACGGCTGTGGGAGATTCATATACATTCAACTATGGATTCTTGGCCAACAATAAGATTGTAATGATGGAAATCACGGTCAATGTGGTAGCTTACAATGACCCGGAAACTGCTCCGGAAGGGACACCGGAAGAAAAGACCATCGATGTGACACTGACCAAGAATTATACCACTGATTATGCGAATGTGCAATATGATATTCGGGATGTGCTTCGTCAAGCCTTTAAGATGACGACTTATCAGATTCACAGTGCACGTGTTTCAGGTGATTTGAAAATCTATTGCAAGGAGGAATCTTCAGAAGACCCTGAATATACTGCAGATGTTCCAGGATATTGGTTGGGAGCAGATGGCTCGGCCGTCAAGTTTGCCGAAGGTCTTGGCTGGGTAAGCTTGGGAACCAGCGAAACAGAATTGTACCTGTATGGAGGTAACCATCCTGAAAATGTATCACCTACAGCCGGAGCTACCGTGAAAACTACTTACATCATTACTTGTAACGGTGGAAAAGTGACGGTGAACCTGACATTGCAGATTGATCCTCAGGTGGAAGAGTGA